A region from the Aegilops tauschii subsp. strangulata cultivar AL8/78 chromosome 5, Aet v6.0, whole genome shotgun sequence genome encodes:
- the LOC109774928 gene encoding protein LURP-one-related 15 produces the protein MDAVPALAVVDARFCAGDEAALAVAKTLSMSGNDFTVTDAATGALLLRVDGVLFSLRRRCLLADAHRRPVLTVQESALVMNTRWKVFRGDSTSRRDLLFTVVKPSVIQLRWSTKVSVFLASNDAEQSPDFRITGSYHDGACSVSLGESDTLIARIDRRSTVVSALLGKNAYSVTVNPGIDYAFIVALAVVLDEMHYQ, from the exons ATGGACGCGGTGCCGGCGCTGGCGGTGGTGGACGCGCGCTTCTGCGCGGGGGACGAGGCGGCGCTGGCGGTGGCCAAGACGCTCAGCATGTCCGGCAACGACTTCACGGTCACCGACGCCGCCACGGGCGCCCTGCTGCTGCGCGTCGACGGCGTCCTCTTcagcctccgccgccgctgcctcctcgCCGACGCGCACCGCCGCCCCGTCCTCACCGTGCAGGAATCG GCGCTGGTGATGAACACGCGGTGGAAGGTGTTCCGTGGGGACAGCACGAGCCGGCGGGACCTGCTGTTCACGGTGGTGAAGCCGTCGGTGATCCAGCTGCGGTGGTCCACCAAGGTCAGCGTCTTCCTCGCCAGCAACGACGCCGAGCAGTCCCCCGACTTCCGGATCACCGGCAGCTACCACGACGGCGCCTGCTCCGTCTCCCTCGGCGAATCCGACACCCTCATCGCCAGGATCGACCGCCGGTCCACCGTGGTGAGCGCGCTGCTGGGCAAGAACGCCTACAGCGTCACCGTCAACCCCGGCATCGACTACGCCTTCATCGTCGCGCTCGCCGTCGTCCTCGACGAGATGCACTACCAATGA